The Helicobacter fennelliae nucleotide sequence TTTAGCGCGATAATCTCAAGTGCGCTTGCCAAGGAGATGTCGCTAAAGCTCCCATAGTGCGATACTCCAGCGTTGCTAATAAGCAGGCTAATGCGCGGGCTTTCATCTTTTAAAATCCTCTCTAACTCCGTGAAGCTTGCCATATCCGCCAAATCAAGTGCTAAGATTTTAAAACTCTTTTGTGGGAATCTGCGCGCTAGAGCTTCTAGCCTCTCACGCCTGCGGGCGATGAGCCAGATTTCATTTATTTGGGAAAATGGGGTTTGAAAAAATGGATTTTTTGCGCTGCATTTTGTGGCGTGCGCATTGTGATTTGTGTTATGATTTGCGCTGTGAGCGGATTTTTGGACGCAAGATTCCAAATCAGAATCTAATTTGGAATCCAATGTAGAATCTAAATAAAAATCTGCATGAGATTCCACATTGCAAGCCTGATTAGATTCTAGCGCAGAATCTAGCCTAGATTCCGCCCCACACTCGCTTAATTCCACTAAAGCTTCCACAAAGCATTCTCCAAGTCCCGAGCTTGCTCCGCTGATTATGGCAATATTTTTCATTGTGGCTCCTTCCTTGTATAGAATCTAGATTCTAGCACTTTTTGGGTGGATTTTATAGGTTTGGCTATAATGCACGCTCATTTACACAAAAAGGCGCACTATGCAAAAGCAAGAACTTTATAATACAATCTGAAAAGTGGCAACTGACCTTCGCGGAAGCGTCGATAGCTTGGACTTTAAGTCGTATGTCTTAGGATTTTTATTTTATCGCTTTATTAGCGAAAATCTCTGCGATTTTATAGCATTCTAAAATGGTTTTGATTTGATTTGTCGCGGTTACGCTTCTGTCAAGTTCATTTTTCTTATATTCCTTATCCTCATCAAAGCTTTGATAGAAAGTCTTTCGCGTTTGGCGGTTGTGCACAGGGAGGCTAAAGTCGCTTTCTATACGCCCTCCTTGCTCGCTTATCTTGGTTTTTATACGAAAAATATCAAAGCCTACATTGACGCCATCCATTATGGACTTTTCAAGGTTGTATTCACTCACCACATTTTGCCCAAAAAAGCCTAAGGTATGCTTTGAAGGCGTGGCAGTTAGCCCTATGATAAAAGCATCAAAATACTCAAGCACTTGCCTCCACTCGCCATAAATGCTTCTGTGGCACTCATCAACGATGATAAAATCAAAAAAACTATACCAAAAGTCGGATTGTATTCAAGCTCTTGCGTAAAAGTCTTACCCACCTCACTTTTATCATTCATCACAAACTCACGCACCGCTACGGCTGAAATGCTCACACTTGGCGCAATGGCTAAGCGGTTAAAATCCACTCTATCTTGCACCACAAAGCCAGCTTGCTCTAAAAGCGTGTTATCCTCTATCTTGCGTTTGATTCTAAGCTTATCGCAAACTTCAAAATTTAAAAATAAGCCCACATTATACCTCAAAATTTTGCTTAAAGCCCTTGACAAACACTAGGTGTGAGGCGGTATAATACGCGTTTAGATTTTGAAAAATGTAGAATCTAAAACCACACAATCTCATAAAGAAATTTAAAAATATAATGCGAGCGGATTTGAGAGATATAGATTTAAGTAGATCTCAATAGATTCTAAGTGGATTCTATGAATTCTTAAATCCGCACAAACGCGTAAATAAGGAGAATCTATGGCTTACACAATTATTGAGGTTGAGCGCAGGCTAGGTATCCCTTCGCGCACATTGCGCTTTTGGGCGAGCAAGGGGATATTTGACAATCTCGAGCGCGACAAAAATGGTGTGCTTTACTTTAGCGAATCAGGGCTAGAGCAGGTGATTTGGGTGGATTGCTTGCGTAAGGGCGGTATGAGTATAGAGCGGGTGCGTGAATACATTAATCTCATCGCAGAAGGAGCAGATAAGCACAATCTCAAAAAACGTCAAACAATGCTACGCGATCAGTTGGTGCTTCTGCGCGAGGAGCTTAAACGTTTGGCACTTGTGGAGGATATGCTTGAGGGTAAGCTGGAGTTTTATGAAGAATATATAAAACTTGGCAAAAAACCTAAAAATTTCAAGTGTAAGGGGTTTTGCGAAGTGCAAAAGCGTCTCAAAAAAGCACTCAATGTGCGCTAGAAATAAAATCTACAAATAAGGGACGCAAAAGATGAAAATTTTTATAGGCTTGCCCACTTGGCTTGGCGATAGCGTCATGGCAAGTGCTGCTTTGCACATGATTTTTGAGCATTTTTTAGCGCTTGATGAAAAGCTTAATAAAAAAAGTGAATTTGTGCTTTATGGCTCATTTGTCAGCACCGAGCTTTTTAAAGAAGCCAAAAATGTGCGCGTGTATGTGGAGGAGAAAAAGCATAGATTTACAAACTTTTATAAGCTCTCAAAAGCCTTAGGGTGCTTTGATTACGCCTTTTCTTTCCGCTCAGCATTTTCGGCAAAACTTATGCTTTTTATGCTTAAGTCTAAACATAAATTCTGCTTTGATAAGGCTAAAAATAGAGATTTACATCAAGTGTTAAAATACCTCTATTTTGTAGAAAATGCACTTAAAGTGCAGGCAAAAAATAGCGATCTTTTTTTGCCGATAAAAGCATTTGAAAATCTAGGCCAAGAGGCGCAAAATAAGCTTTTTGAGAAATTTAATATCACAAAAGGTAAAAAGCTCTTAGGTATTAATGCTGGCGCAAAATATGGCTCTGCGAAACGATGGAGCGAGGAATATTTTGCCAAAGTCGCGCAGGATTTTAGCGCGACACATCAGATTCTTATTTTTGGCGTGGCAAGTGAGGGTGAGATTTGCGCAAAAATAGCGCATATTCTTGCGCAAAATGGAATTAGCGCGCTCAATCTTTGTGCCAAAACGAGCATTAAGGAGCTTTGCGAGCTTATCTCAGCACTTGATATTTTTATCAGCAACGACAGCGGCGCTATGCACATAGCTGCAGCGTATGCGACCCCGACTATTGCGGTTTTTGGTCCTACGAAATTCACCCAAACTTCTCCTTGGCATAATAAAAACGCGCGGCTTGTGTATTTAAATCTGCCCTGCCAGCCCTGTATGCAGCGCACCTGCCCATTAAAGCATCATAAATGCATGCAAGACTTGCGCCCAGAGCTTGTAATACAAGAAACCCGCGCATTGCTTGCAAATACTAAGATTTTTTAAAATTTTTGCATTTCCCCCTTGACAAACATCAAGTGTAAGGCTTTATAATGCGACTTTTATTTCAAACTAAAAGGAACATTTATGGAATCCATAAACACACAAAACACAGCAAAGCCCGCAGCAGCGGCAAAAAATGCAGCAAATCTGCCAAATAGTAACCCAAAAACCCCGCAAGATGCAGATTCTAAACGTCGAGAGTTTTTAAAAGCCAGCGCGCAAATGGGTGCATTAAGTCTAGGTGCGCTAAGTCTCTCACTTTTGGGCTCAAGCACACTTAGCGCAAAAGAGCCAGCGCACAATATCGCAAAAACGCCACAAACCTAAGCCAAAGCGACATAGAATCCATAAACGTCGTGCTCAAAAGTGGCGCGCCCATCCCAGCGCGTGGCTACGCAACAGAAAGCAGCAAATGGCATTTTAGCCCCTTTCGCTTCACGCGCCACGCTTTAGGAGAGCGCGACATTTTGATAGAAATTCTCTACGCTGGCATCTGCCATAGCGATTTGCACGCAGCAAGCGGGGATCATCACGCACCAACTTTCCCCATTGTCCCAGGGCATGAGATAGCTGGGCGCGTCATTGCCGTGGGTGCAAAAGTGCGCAAGTTTAAAGTCGGTGATTTTGCGGGCATTGGCTGCATGGTGAATTCTTGCGGAGAATGCGAGGCGTGCAAAAGGAGCGAGGAGCAGTTTTGCCAAAACGCCAAAACCGTCTTTACTTATAATAGCAAAGATGTCTTCCACGGCGACATAAACACCTATGGCGGCTATTCAAACAATTATGTTCTCAGCGAAGATTTTGCGCTAAAAGTGCCCAAAAATGCCGACATCGCCAAAGTCGCCCTGCTTTTGTGCGCTGGCATCACCACTTACAGCCCGATAATGTATAGCAAGGTAAAAAGAGGGCAAAAAGTCGCCGTAGCGGGCGTGGGCGGGCTAGGGCACATGGCGTTAAAATACATGGTAGCCCTTGGCGCAGAAGTTACTTGCTTTGACATAGTCGATAAAAAAGTTCTGTGCTAAAGCTCGGCGCAAAGGAGTTTATAGACGCCAAAGACAGCGCAAAAATGGCAAGCATTAAAGACAGATTTGACTTCATCATCAGCACCATTCCCTACCATTACGATATAAATATGTATCAAAAAATGCTTAAAATGCACGGCGAAATGGCAATAGTGGGCTTGCCCGCAAATAAGGACAATCCAAGCTTTAATGCCAATGCCTTTATTTGGAATTTTAGGCGCAAGATTTACAGCTCGCTTATTGGCGGGATAAAAGAAACGCAAGAAATGCTAGATTTTAGCGTGAAAAATAATATCTATCCAGAAGTGGAGATGATGGCCATAGACGCGCTAGATTCTGCTTATCAAAAGGTGGCAAGAGGTGAGGCGAAATTTCGCTATGTCATTGATATGAAAACCTTAAAATCTAAAATTTTAATTAAGGATTGTCTTTTGCGCGCTTTTGCAGGAGTTTGCAAAAATGAGGACTGCGGCAGGTTTCTTACCTAGCCTTGCCTTATTTTTCCTGCACAACCTGCAAAATCATCGCAAAAATACTTCGCCTTAATAGTGACTTAAGTCGTCATTGCGAGCGCGTCAGCGCGTGGCAATCCACAAGCAAATTTTTCAAAAGTTTTACATTAGCCCCTTGACAAACACTAGGTGTAAGGCTTTATAATACGCTTTTTATGTCAAGATTTTTCACAACAAAGGAGGGCAAGCATGCCACACAAAGCACAAAAACGCAGGGAGTTTTCAAGACTTCGGCGAAAATCGCAAGCTTTAGCCTGCTAGCAAGCCCGCTCATTCTAGCAGAAGCCAGCGCACAAGATTCTAAATGCGCTTCACACGCAGCCAACACCAAAGGAGCAAGCATGCCACAAAACAGCCCAAATAGCTTATTTGACACGCAAGATTTTCACGCACTCACCCAAAGCGACCCTGAATTCATCGCCAATATGCGCTATTTTGTAGAATCTGAAGTAGCGCAAGCTAGCAGCCACATTGATTCACCCACAAGGGCAAAGATAAGCCTAGCAGCCACACTTGGCGCGCAAAGCACAAGCCTTTTTAGCGCGCTTTTAGATTCCATGCTTATTGCAGAATCTAGCCAAAAAGACGCACAAAATACGCCACACATCACCCCCATAGAAACAAAAGAGATAATCTACCAAGCCACGCACTACATCGGGCTAGTAAAAAGCCTAGAGTTTCTTAAGCTTTGCAATGCGATTTTTAAAGCAAAAGGCATAAAGCTACCCTTAGAATCGCAGGGCAAAATCACGCGATAAGAGAGGCAAGAAAAAGGATTGGAATCTCAACGCGCGATTTTTGGCGAAGCCATAGACAAGGGCAATGCCACCGTGCCAAAAGATGTGCAGCATATCCGCAGATTTTTAAGCGCAAATTGCTTTGGGGATTATTACACGCGAGGCGGGCTTGATTTGGAAATGCGCGAGTTGCTTACGCTTGTCTTTTTAGTCTCGCTTGGCGGGGCAGATTCTCAAGTCAAGTCGCACATTCAGGGTAATCTTAATATGGGCAAAACGCGCGCATTTTTGATAGAGACATTCAGCGCGATTTTGCCATTCATCGGCTACCCTAGGACGCTAAACGCGTTGAGTGCGCTAGATTCTCTAACTCTAAATAAGGAAGCAAATTGAAAACTTTAGTCGCATTTTTTAGCGCAAGTGGCATCACAAAAGAAGTGGCACAAACTTTGGCGGGTGTAGCAGGCGCAAAGCTGTATGAAATAGTGCCAAAAGAGCCATTACAGCAGGGCAGATTTGGACTGGACAAATGAGCAAAGCCGCACGAGTTTAGAATCTAAAGATAAATTCTCGCGCCCGCAGATTCTAAATATTGATGCGCTTAATATCGCGGAATTTGATGTGATATTTATAGGTTTTCCCATTTGGTGGTATTCCGCGCCGCACATCATTTTTAGTTTTTTAGAAAGCTTTGATTTTAGCAAAAAAACCATCATTCCTTTTGCACAAGTGGCGGGAGTGAATTAGGAAGCGCGCCAAGAGATATGCAAAAATGTGCGCCAAATGCGAGCTTTAAAGCAGGCAAAAAAATTAGCTTTGGGGCAAGCAAATCAGCCCTGCGCAAATGGCTAGCGGAGCTAGGGAATGTAAGGAAGCAAAAATGTAAGAAAAGAACACAAGAAGAGAATTTTTAGAAAAGAGTTTGAAATTTACAGGCGGTGTAAGTCTCTTGGGGCTTATGACACAGCAGAATCTAACAGCACAGAATCTAGCACCAAAAGAGTCAAACACAAAAGATTCGGCCACTTTGCCCCAAAGAAAACTAGGGAATCTAAGCGTGTCTGCTTTGGGGCTTGGCTGCATGGGTATGAGCCATGGGCACGGACCTGCACGCGACACAAAAGAGATGATAAAGTTAATCAGGCAAGCCTATGATTTGGGCGTGCGCTATTTTGACACAGCAGAGATTTACGGACTGCACACAAACGAGCTTTTGCTAGGCGAGGCGCTAAAGCCCTTACGCGATAAAGTCCTCATTGGCACAAAATTTGGGCTATATTATCCCTTTGGCAAGCAAATGCAAGATTCTAGTAAAAAGGCGATTTTAGGGCGATTGATGCGAGCCTTAAACGCTTGCAAAGCGATTATATCGATATTTACACCCAACACCGAGTGTATACCGACACGCCCATTGAAGAAGTCGCCGACACGATGAGAGAGCTTGTAAAAATGGGTAAAATCCGCCACTGGGGCTTAAGCGAGGCAGGGGCAAGGGCGATTGAGCGTGCGCATAAGGAGTTTGCCCTTACAGCCGTGCAAAGTCAGTATTCAATGAGCTTTAGGGAGCATGAAAATGACGGGGTGATACCCACTTGCAAGAGGCTTGACATAGGCTTTATAGCGTATTCGCCCTTAGATAGGGGCTTGCTTACTGGCGTTATGACGCCTGATTTTACATTCGTAAAGGGCGATATGCGGCTTTCTTTCCCGCGTTATACGCCTGAAGCGCTGAAGGCAAATCAAGCCATAGTTACATTTATAGAAAATATCGGCAAGCAAAAGGGTGCGACCATCGCTCAAACCGCGTTAGCGTGGATTCTTGCGCAAGGCGATTTCATCATGCCAATCCCAGAGACGACAAATCCCGCGCATTTGGTGGAGAATCTAAAAGCGGTAAATTTTCGCTTCAGCCAAGAGGAATTGCGCGCCGTTGATGAGGCATTACAAAAGATAGTCATCGTGGGTGAACGCTTTGCGCCGGGCTCTGATGCGGCAAAAAGCGTGGGTTTATAAGGAGTTTGAAATACAAAAATTTTGTTTGATTGCGCTAAGTTTTTTAAGCCTTATGGGCTTTGTAAAAGGAGAAAATATGCAGATTATTATGAATGTTAAAGGTGCGGAATTTGTGCTAGAGCTAGAGGACAACATCGCTACGCGCGATTTTTTAACGCTTTTACCGCTAAGTTTAGAATTTAGCGATTATGTGGGCAAAGAAAAGATTGCGCCAAAATTGCCAAAAAAGCTAAACACGGCAGGGCTAAATGGATATACACCCAGTGTTGGAGATTTCTTTTATTTTAGCCCGTTGGGCAATCTTGGAATCTTTTATGAAAAGCAACCCTTTCATAGCGGGCTAGTCAAACTCGGCAAGCTAGATTCTAAAGCCCTAGCGATAATCAAGGCACAAGATTCTAATTTTGTGATTGAGTTTAAACAAATAAATTAAAAAAGGAGCAAAAATGAATATTTTTGAAAAAGACTTAAGCGGGCAGCCTGTAAGCCCACAAGATGAGGGCTTTACGCAGATTCTAGAGATTATTGAAAATGCGCAAAAAATCACCGCACATTTAAATAACACACATCACAGCAAAGAGCAGGTGCGCGCCATTTTTAGCGAGCTTATCGGCAGGGAAGTGCATAGCAGTTGCTGGATTATGCCGCCTTTTTACACAGATTTTGGGCGCAATATTATTTTAGGCAAAAATGTCTTTATCAACCATTGCTGCACTTTTATGGACAGAGGCGGGATAACCATCGGTGATGGCGCATTCATCGGTCCCAAAGTCAGCCTTATTACGATAAATCACGACATAAATCCCCACAATCGCGAGACTACAATTTACAAATCCATAGTGTTAGAATCTCGCGTGTGGATTGGCGCAAATGCGGTGATTTTACCCGGTGTGAAAATTGGCGAAAACTCCATTATCGCCGCGGGTAGCGTGGCAACAAAAGATGTGCCAGCCAATGTAATAGTGGGCGGGAATCCAGCGAAGATTCTAAAACGTATACAGCCTTAAGGACTAAAGCGCGGGGGTTAGATAAAAATACTAAGACAAAAAGATAATATAAAAACGCGCAGATTCTCAAAAGTTTTATATTAATTTTAGCCCGATACCCTTGACAAACACTAGGTATAAGGCTTTATAATATAGCTTTTATTTTAAAAACAAAGCCCTAATAAAGTTAGCATTGCTAAGAGATCTGAGATGGCAGATTGTGTTAAACAATAATACAAAACGCTAAAAAACCTCACACACAAAAATCAGCTCTTTATGCTCTTTAAAATCAGTCTTTCCACTACTAAAAGCCTTAAAAGGAAATTCATAAAGAGTGGTTTTGCCTTTGCTTTGAAGTAGGCTTTTGATTTGCTCTAGGCCCATTCTTGTATTGCTTCTTGCATTGGCTGAATTTGTATTATTATAAGTGATAACTAAAAGCCTACTAAAACTTGAAAGGGTGGTTATTAAATCCTTAAAAGCCTCAAAGGCTTGAGCTTTACAATACGCACTTAAATTACTTGGCTTTGGCTTTAAGGCTACTCCGCTTAAAATGGGCTTATTATTAAGGCTTAAAGTTTCAAGCAAGTGATAAAAGCGTGAATACTGCCTTGAATTATAAGGCGGGTCTATAAAAACAAGGTCTAGCTTTTTAGCTTGCTTTTTAAAATCTAGAGCAAGTTTTTTAGCCAAAACATTGCTATCAGCTCTAAAAATTTCTATATTTTTATGCGTGATGATTGGCTGTATAAGCTTAAAGCTAAAGCTATCTTTTAGGCTTACATTTTTGCGGTAAGCATCATAATGTCCCACGGTGTTAGCAATTCTGTCGCTACTATATATAAGGCTTGCTAGAAGTATATAAAATTCTTTTTCATTAAGGACTTTAACACTTAAAAGCTTATCTAAATGCTCTCTAATATGCCCTATGACAAGGCTATCATTAAATGAAAAAAACTTACCTGCAAAATGCCTAGAATAATAATTTGCTTTTATATGTTGAGGCTTTAAATTTTGATAGCTTTGGGCTAAATCTTGTAATTTTTGCCAATCAAAGCTTTCTTTTGCAAAAAAAGCCTGATAAATAGCAAAATTTGAATGCAAAAAATCATTGATATAAAAATGCCTAAAACAAGGCTCATTCATCAAGGCTTCACTTACCACGCCTGTGCCAGCAAAGACATCAAAAAAACTTAGATTTTCTTTTGGGCTTGGCAAATGCGTGTTTATCACTTCTTTGATTTGAGTTAAAAGCTTAGTTTTAGCCCCTGTATAGCGACGGGAGGAGAGTTTGAAAGACTCATAAGGAGTTAATAAAAGATTTGACTTCGCTGTCATACCACTTACTCCCCCAATCATTCTTGCTTTGGAATAATTTTTGAAAAGATAAAACTAAGTCTTTGTAAGCTACATTTGATTCTAAAAGCAATATCAAATCCTGCGTGCTTAAAGGCAATATATTCATACCTCTAACAAATCCTGAAGTATCTTCAAAATAAGTATATATCCTAGCTCTAAAATCATTGAGCACATTTTTATCTAAATACGGAGCGATAAAAATACCAAAGGATTCTTTTTGAAAGCTTGCATCTAGGCTTAAAAGCATATTGCCTAAATGCCTTGAGATGCTTTCCATTTCCGCTCTTCTTTGATTTGTTTTCTCAGTTAAAGTCGCTTCTATCATTACATTATGAGTTTTATACGCAAATACAAAATCAGCCTCACCTCCTATGGTGTGACTTTTTGGTAAAAGTTTAGAATCAAGACTAAGCTTGGCATCTAAAATACGCTCCAATTTACACTCATCAAAATAATACCAAGCAAGAGCAATAACATATTCAAAAATAGTAGGAATGCTTGCTTCAGTCGTGGTAAGCTCGCTTATTGTTTCGTCATTTTTTCTATCGCTAAAAAGCCTTAAAAGCTCTATAACTCTTTCTTTTTGGAATTTAGAATCTATAAGAGCTTGGAGTTTTTGTTTATCAAGCTTTCTTTTATATTCTTTTAAATCCTCTGCTTTTGTGATATTATAGGCTTTAAAAAAGTCTAAGAATTCTTTATCATTAAAATATTCACTTAAAAGTCCTTGCGAAATTTCACTTGTAGCGATTTTTACCAAAAGTTCTTTATAACAAGAATGGGCTATAATCATCTTAAATATAGGCTCTAAGCTTATTTTATTATTAGAAAAATCAAATATACCTGTAAGATTTAAATATCTTCGGTTTAAGTCATAATAATCGCTTAAGTTAGCCAAAATTCTAGTATTGTATATAAGGGTATAAAATCTTATGCCAAAGTCTTTTAAATTTCCTTCGGTGATAAAAGTAGCAAGCTCTTTAAGCCTTTGTTCTTTTTTAGAGCTTTTAAAAAAAGACTTCAAATAAAGCTTTTTAAAATCCAAAAATTCTATTTTGCAAGAAGGAGAAAGCAAATTTTCTAAAAGCTTTAAGTCTTTACTATCTCTATATTTTAAAAAAACTTGCTCTAAGGTAGCAATAATGCTTTTTGCTGTTTTATCTCCTTTTGCAGTTCTAAAATACTCAATTTTCAAGCTTTTAGTTTCTAGATCACTAAGCAAAAGTTCTAAATTTTGCTCATCTATAAAATATGATAAGATTTTTTGCTCTTTTATAGCCTGTATAAATTCCTTAGTATTTGTAAAATTATTAACAAGAGGTAGAAATTTAAAAATTTCAAGGCTTAACTCCCCTTTAAATTCCTTAAAAACTTCTAAATATTTATACAATAAATCTTTAGACTTAGAAAAATTCAAAGTAGCTTTAAGAAAAAATAAAGAAATCAAGTCAATTTGCAAAAAGTCATTAGTGATTTTATAAGCCTCATTTTGCAGAAGTTTTAAAAGCTCATAACCGCTAGCTGTGATAAGTTTTTCTTTTCTTTTGATGAAATT carries:
- a CDS encoding MerR family transcriptional regulator, with amino-acid sequence MAYTIIEVERRLGIPSRTLRFWASKGIFDNLERDKNGVLYFSESGLEQVIWVDCLRKGGMSIERVREYINLIAEGADKHNLKKRQTMLRDQLVLLREELKRLALVEDMLEGKLEFYEEYIKLGKKPKNFKCKGFCEVQKRLKKALNVR
- a CDS encoding DNA adenine methylase is translated as MTAKSNLLLTPYESFKLSSRRYTGAKTKLLTQIKEVINTHLPSPKENLSFFDVFAGTGVVSEALMNEPCFRHFYINDFLHSNFAIYQAFFAKESFDWQKLQDLAQSYQNLKPQHIKANYYSRHFAGKFFSFNDSLVIGHIREHLDKLLSVKVLNEKEFYILLASLIYSSDRIANTVGHYDAYRKNVSLKDSFSFKLIQPIITHKNIEIFRADSNVLAKKLALDFKKQAKKLDLVFIDPPYNSRQYSRFYHLLETLSLNNKPILSGVALKPKPSNLSAYCKAQAFEAFKDLITTLSSFSRLLVITYNNTNSANARSNTRMGLEQIKSLLQSKGKTTLYEFPFKAFSSGKTDFKEHKELIFVCEVF
- a CDS encoding SDR family NAD(P)-dependent oxidoreductase, with the translated sequence MKNIAIISGASSGLGECFVEALVELSECGAESRLDSALESNQACNVESHADFYLDSTLDSKLDSDLESCVQKSAHSANHNTNHNAHATKCSAKNPFFQTPFSQINEIWLIARRRERLEALARRFPQKSFKILALDLADMASFTELERILKDESPRISLLISNAGVSHYGSFSDISLASALEIIALNITAATALTKICLPFMQSASKIVEVSSVSSFAPNVNLLVYSASKAYLSAFSLGLGEELRAQNISVTALCPGLMQTEMFANLGQARPNARKLLKLDPKKVALGTLKAALKNKRIYTPSVFYKIYRILARILPYALVLKLARM
- the waaF gene encoding lipopolysaccharide heptosyltransferase II is translated as MKIFIGLPTWLGDSVMASAALHMIFEHFLALDEKLNKKSEFVLYGSFVSTELFKEAKNVRVYVEEKKHRFTNFYKLSKALGCFDYAFSFRSAFSAKLMLFMLKSKHKFCFDKAKNRDLHQVLKYLYFVENALKVQAKNSDLFLPIKAFENLGQEAQNKLFEKFNITKGKKLLGINAGAKYGSAKRWSEEYFAKVAQDFSATHQILIFGVASEGEICAKIAHILAQNGISALNLCAKTSIKELCELISALDIFISNDSGAMHIAAAYATPTIAVFGPTKFTQTSPWHNKNARLVYLNLPCQPCMQRTCPLKHHKCMQDLRPELVIQETRALLANTKIF
- a CDS encoding carboxymuconolactone decarboxylase family protein: MESQRAIFGEAIDKGNATVPKDVQHIRRFLSANCFGDYYTRGGLDLEMRELLTLVFLVSLGGADSQVKSHIQGNLNMGKTRAFLIETFSAILPFIGYPRTLNALSALDSLTLNKEAN
- a CDS encoding sugar O-acetyltransferase yields the protein MNIFEKDLSGQPVSPQDEGFTQILEIIENAQKITAHLNNTHHSKEQVRAIFSELIGREVHSSCWIMPPFYTDFGRNIILGKNVFINHCCTFMDRGGITIGDGAFIGPKVSLITINHDINPHNRETTIYKSIVLESRVWIGANAVILPGVKIGENSIIAAGSVATKDVPANVIVGGNPAKILKRIQP
- a CDS encoding AlwI family type II restriction endonuclease, giving the protein MEVRYDYFGNTSLRVKNLLYNFESQLILFEELFSNANEKDIWSNDSELQLRYLELLQRHKLLENKNKTAQLGTKDARVKSAPLEDYNFIKRKEKLITASGYELLKLLQNEAYKITNDFLQIDLISLFFLKATLNFSKSKDLLYKYLEVFKEFKGELSLEIFKFLPLVNNFTNTKEFIQAIKEQKILSYFIDEQNLELLLSDLETKSLKIEYFRTAKGDKTAKSIIATLEQVFLKYRDSKDLKLLENLLSPSCKIEFLDFKKLYLKSFFKSSKKEQRLKELATFITEGNLKDFGIRFYTLIYNTRILANLSDYYDLNRRYLNLTGIFDFSNNKISLEPIFKMIIAHSCYKELLVKIATSEISQGLLSEYFNDKEFLDFFKAYNITKAEDLKEYKRKLDKQKLQALIDSKFQKERVIELLRLFSDRKNDETISELTTTEASIPTIFEYVIALAWYYFDECKLERILDAKLSLDSKLLPKSHTIGGEADFVFAYKTHNVMIEATLTEKTNQRRAEMESISRHLGNMLLSLDASFQKESFGIFIAPYLDKNVLNDFRARIYTYFEDTSGFVRGMNILPLSTQDLILLLESNVAYKDLVLSFQKLFQSKNDWGSKWYDSEVKSFINSL
- a CDS encoding cyclophilin-like fold protein, translating into MQIIMNVKGAEFVLELEDNIATRDFLTLLPLSLEFSDYVGKEKIAPKLPKKLNTAGLNGYTPSVGDFFYFSPLGNLGIFYEKQPFHSGLVKLGKLDSKALAIIKAQDSNFVIEFKQIN
- a CDS encoding flavodoxin, producing MKTLVAFFSASGITKEVAQTLAGVAGAKLYEIVPKEPLQQGRFGLDK
- a CDS encoding DEAD/DEAH box helicase family protein → MQSDFWYSFFDFIIVDECHRSIYGEWRQVLEYFDAFIIGLTATPSKHTLGFFGQNVVSEYNLEKSIMDGVNVGFDIFRIKTKISEQGGRIESDFSLPVHNRQTRKTFYQSFDEDKEYKKNELDRSVTATNQIKTILECYKIAEIFANKAIK